A genomic stretch from Nocardia wallacei includes:
- a CDS encoding cation:proton antiporter — protein sequence MPSHVVTMLLVDLVLILAAARVLGWLAEKVGQPPVVGEIAAGILAGPTVLGHHLSTSIFPMDTRPALAALANVGIALFMFVAGMETDLGRFAKNRSAVPVVSLSAYVLPFALGSAAALTILARHQTGSRIAFVLFIGCSLAVTAFPVLARILHDRGMFTTPVGQLALGCAAVGDVLAWVVLAGVIASTRTGADQTWRLLLLLPLAAGTWWLVRPVLGRVVGGMSADRSLTLVAVCGALLWGAMTEWAGLHLIFGAFLFGVVFPRGGRERVTAAVQPLGALFMPCFFVIAGLRVDLSAIDRAGVGELVVVIAVAVAGKVLGTYLSARLAGIDKHPARVLAALLNTRGLTELILLDVGLSTGIIGPDLYSLLVVMALITTALTAPLLSLLKSAPATAPAEPSRVSTT from the coding sequence GTGCCCAGCCACGTCGTCACCATGCTTCTCGTTGATCTTGTTCTGATCTTGGCCGCGGCGCGGGTGCTGGGGTGGTTGGCCGAGAAGGTGGGGCAGCCGCCGGTGGTGGGGGAGATCGCGGCGGGGATTCTGGCCGGGCCCACGGTGCTCGGGCACCATCTGTCCACGTCGATCTTTCCGATGGATACGCGACCGGCGTTGGCCGCGCTGGCGAATGTGGGTATCGCGCTGTTCATGTTCGTGGCGGGCATGGAGACCGATCTCGGGCGGTTCGCCAAGAATCGGAGTGCCGTGCCGGTGGTGTCGCTGTCGGCGTATGTGCTGCCGTTCGCGCTGGGTTCCGCTGCCGCCCTGACGATTCTGGCGCGGCATCAGACCGGCAGCCGAATCGCGTTCGTGCTGTTCATCGGTTGCTCGCTGGCGGTGACGGCATTCCCGGTGCTGGCGCGGATTCTCCACGACCGGGGGATGTTCACCACACCCGTCGGGCAGCTGGCGCTCGGGTGCGCGGCCGTCGGTGACGTGCTGGCGTGGGTGGTGCTGGCGGGCGTCATCGCCTCCACCCGGACCGGCGCGGACCAGACGTGGCGCTTGCTGCTGCTGTTGCCGCTCGCGGCCGGGACGTGGTGGCTCGTGCGGCCCGTCCTCGGTCGCGTCGTCGGCGGTATGTCGGCCGACCGATCCCTCACGCTGGTCGCGGTGTGCGGCGCGCTGCTGTGGGGCGCGATGACCGAATGGGCCGGACTGCACCTGATCTTCGGCGCGTTCCTGTTCGGCGTGGTGTTTCCGCGCGGCGGCCGGGAGCGGGTCACCGCGGCGGTCCAGCCCCTCGGTGCGCTGTTCATGCCGTGCTTCTTCGTGATCGCCGGGCTGCGGGTGGACCTGTCCGCCATCGACCGCGCGGGCGTCGGGGAACTCGTCGTCGTGATCGCGGTCGCCGTCGCCGGAAAGGTGCTCGGCACGTATCTGTCCGCCCGGCTGGCGGGGATCGACAAGCACCCCGCCAGAGTGCTTGCGGCCCTGCTGAACACCCGCGGCCTCACCGAACTGATCCTGCTGGACGTCGGGTTGTCCACCGGCATCATCGGACCGGACCTCTACTCACTGCTGGTCGTGATGGCCCTGATCACCACCGCGCTCACGGCGCCACTGCTCAGCCTGTTGAAGTCCGCGCCCGCGACCGCTCCCGCCGAACCCAGCCGCGTATCCACCACCTGA
- a CDS encoding TIGR03618 family F420-dependent PPOX class oxidoreductase yields the protein MKNLVVAGGTDGMGRAVALRRLAAGDAVVVVGRDRAKGQAFLEDAAGLGAAERAYFVAADLSSVGATRAAIAEIRERFDTLDALLLCARHFRSERAVTEEGFEYNFALFYLSRFVFSHNLVDLLDRAERPVIVNVAGPGSGTGAIRWDDLEGERGYDGGHALTQGGQLNDLLGVRFARARVSARTRYVLLHPGVVNTALSGDYDAPTAARIEHMRRGALSIDEAIVPILEVLDNPPAEPLTAIVAGRPLDVHGPAFDPEAADRLHTETVRLLGRLQSAAFGVDPARLRQVLDTPVFATVATVQPDGGPHQSVVWVLRDGDDVLFAVAAGSRKERNLRRDPRVSVLLNPPEAPYTYAAIHGRATLAAAGGHELRDRLSLKYTGQTYTEHNPDVAERYGDVDMVTVRVTPERVVGRL from the coding sequence ATGAAGAACCTTGTAGTGGCGGGTGGCACCGACGGGATGGGTCGCGCCGTGGCGTTGCGGCGACTGGCAGCGGGTGACGCGGTGGTGGTCGTCGGGCGGGACCGGGCGAAAGGGCAGGCGTTCCTCGAGGACGCCGCGGGGCTCGGGGCCGCGGAGCGCGCGTATTTCGTTGCGGCCGACCTGAGTTCCGTCGGCGCTACTCGCGCCGCCATCGCGGAGATTCGCGAACGGTTCGATACGCTCGACGCACTCCTGTTGTGCGCCAGGCACTTCCGGTCCGAGCGTGCGGTGACCGAAGAGGGATTCGAGTACAACTTCGCGCTGTTCTATCTGAGCCGATTCGTGTTCAGCCACAACCTGGTCGACCTGCTGGACCGTGCCGAGCGTCCGGTCATCGTGAATGTGGCGGGGCCGGGGAGCGGGACGGGGGCGATCCGCTGGGACGATCTCGAAGGTGAGCGGGGGTACGACGGGGGACACGCGCTCACCCAGGGAGGTCAGCTCAACGACCTGCTCGGGGTGCGGTTCGCGCGGGCGCGGGTCTCGGCCAGGACGCGGTACGTGCTGTTGCATCCCGGTGTGGTGAACACGGCCCTGTCGGGTGATTACGATGCGCCGACGGCCGCGCGGATCGAGCACATGCGGCGCGGGGCGCTGTCGATCGACGAGGCGATCGTTCCGATCCTGGAGGTACTCGACAATCCGCCCGCCGAACCGCTCACCGCGATCGTGGCGGGGCGGCCGTTGGATGTGCACGGGCCCGCCTTCGACCCCGAGGCAGCCGACCGATTGCACACGGAGACAGTGCGCTTGCTCGGACGGCTCCAATCGGCGGCGTTCGGTGTCGACCCCGCCCGGCTGCGGCAGGTGCTCGACACCCCGGTGTTCGCCACCGTCGCGACGGTCCAGCCGGACGGCGGCCCGCACCAGTCGGTGGTGTGGGTGCTCCGCGACGGCGACGACGTGCTGTTCGCCGTCGCGGCCGGGAGCCGCAAGGAGCGCAACCTCCGGCGCGACCCCCGCGTGAGCGTGCTGCTCAACCCACCCGAGGCGCCCTACACCTACGCCGCCATCCACGGCCGCGCGACACTGGCGGCCGCGGGCGGCCACGAACTACGCGACCGCCTCTCCCTGAAGTACACCGGCCAGACCTACACCGAACACAACCCCGACGTCGCCGAGCGATACGGCGACGTCGACATGGTGACCGTCCGGGTAACACCCGAACGCGTGGTCGGCCGCCTCTGA
- a CDS encoding ABC transporter ATP-binding protein — protein MAADTGGLTVVRTRALSRGFGDRIVLRGIDIEIARGEFVALLGRSGSGKSTLLRALAELDHGVEGAGELEVPVNRAVVFQDSRLLPWIRVLDNVVLGLRGGDARAKGRAALAEVGLAGREQAWPKELSGGEQQRVALARSLVREPALLLADEPFGALDALTRIRMHGLLQDLCARHTPGVLLVTHDVDEALLLADRVLVLDEGRIAVDRRIDLPRPRRHSDTGFADHRESLLHSLGVTRPAGADHHIEITEAGIPA, from the coding sequence ATGGCGGCAGACACTGGCGGACTGACGGTGGTGCGCACCCGCGCTCTGAGCCGCGGATTCGGCGACCGGATCGTGTTGCGCGGCATAGATATCGAGATCGCCCGCGGCGAGTTCGTCGCGTTGCTGGGGCGCAGCGGTTCGGGTAAGAGCACGTTGCTGCGTGCCCTGGCCGAACTCGATCACGGCGTCGAGGGGGCGGGCGAGCTGGAGGTGCCGGTGAATCGTGCGGTGGTCTTCCAGGATTCGCGGCTGCTGCCGTGGATTCGCGTGCTGGACAACGTCGTTCTCGGTCTGCGCGGCGGTGACGCCCGTGCCAAGGGCCGTGCCGCGCTGGCGGAGGTGGGACTGGCCGGGCGCGAACAGGCTTGGCCGAAAGAACTTTCCGGTGGCGAGCAGCAGCGCGTGGCGCTGGCGCGCTCGCTGGTGCGGGAACCGGCGCTGCTGCTGGCCGACGAGCCCTTCGGCGCCCTCGACGCGCTGACCCGCATCCGCATGCACGGCCTGCTGCAGGACCTGTGCGCCCGGCACACGCCCGGCGTGCTGCTGGTCACCCACGATGTCGACGAGGCGCTGCTGCTGGCGGACCGGGTGCTGGTGCTCGACGAGGGCCGCATCGCGGTCGACCGGCGCATCGACCTGCCGCGGCCGCGGCGGCACAGCGATACCGGGTTCGCCGACCATCGGGAGTCGCTGCTGCACAGCCTCGGCGTCACCCGTCCGGCGGGCGCGGACCACCACATCGAGATCACGGAGGCGGGCATACCGGCATGA
- a CDS encoding ABC transporter permease has translation MAVLGPGKPIPFGIAVGPLLLVTAWVIGSATGRLDPNTLPAPWTVAETATDLLSDGRLQSNLLTSLRRAVLGLAIGVAAGLILALVAGLSRIGEALVDGPIQIKRAIPTLALIPLFIVRFGIGEQMKILCIVLSVLIPIYINTHAHLRGVDARYVELARTVGLSRWEFIRRVALPGSLPGFFTGLRLAVTISWIALVVVEQVNATSGIGYLMTQARTYGQIDVIVVGLVIYGLLGLFGDVAVRQVERRALAWRQTLAD, from the coding sequence ATGGCCGTCCTCGGTCCGGGTAAACCCATTCCGTTCGGCATCGCGGTCGGCCCGCTGCTGCTCGTGACCGCCTGGGTGATCGGCTCGGCGACCGGCCGGCTCGACCCGAACACGCTGCCCGCGCCGTGGACGGTCGCCGAGACCGCCACGGACCTGTTGTCCGACGGCCGATTGCAGTCGAACCTGCTCACCTCGCTGCGGCGCGCCGTGCTCGGCCTGGCCATCGGGGTGGCGGCCGGGCTGATCCTGGCCCTGGTCGCCGGCCTGAGCCGGATCGGGGAGGCGCTGGTGGACGGGCCGATCCAGATCAAGCGCGCCATCCCGACGCTCGCCCTGATCCCGTTGTTCATCGTGCGGTTCGGCATCGGTGAGCAGATGAAGATCCTCTGCATCGTGCTCAGCGTGCTGATCCCGATCTACATCAACACGCACGCGCATCTGCGCGGCGTCGATGCCCGCTACGTCGAACTCGCGCGGACCGTCGGGCTGTCCCGCTGGGAATTCATCCGCCGCGTCGCGCTGCCCGGGTCGCTGCCCGGCTTCTTCACCGGACTCCGGCTGGCGGTGACGATCTCGTGGATCGCGCTGGTCGTGGTGGAGCAGGTCAACGCCACCAGCGGCATCGGCTACCTGATGACCCAGGCGCGCACCTACGGGCAGATCGACGTCATCGTGGTCGGCCTGGTGATCTACGGGTTGCTCGGCCTGTTCGGTGACGTGGCGGTGCGACAGGTGGAACGGAGGGCGCTGGCATGGCGGCAGACACTGGCGGACTGA